From the Leifsonia sp. AG29 genome, one window contains:
- a CDS encoding L-rhamnose mutarotase: protein MPRVCFTMHLKPERVDDYLAAHETVWPEMLDALRETGWRDYSLFVDRATGLVVGYLETDDFEAAQAAMNEREVNARWQAGMAEFFAEEAAPDSTMQPLTEYFHLD from the coding sequence ATGCCCCGAGTCTGCTTCACCATGCACCTCAAGCCCGAGCGGGTCGACGACTACCTCGCCGCCCACGAGACGGTCTGGCCCGAGATGCTCGACGCGCTCCGCGAGACGGGGTGGCGCGACTACTCCCTGTTCGTCGACCGCGCGACCGGCCTCGTGGTCGGCTACCTCGAGACCGACGACTTCGAGGCCGCGCAAGCCGCGATGAACGAGCGCGAGGTGAACGCCCGCTGGCAGGCCGGCATGGCGGAGTTCTTCGCCGAGGAGGCCGCCCCCGACAGCACCATGCAGCCGCTGACGGAGTACTTCCACCTGGACTGA
- a CDS encoding fatty acid desaturase family protein, with protein sequence MSEVPAGRPQSLPVSSAGGDYTALASMIRASGLLRRRYGYYWTKIALVPVLTGALVFVFVLIGNSWWQVFTSVAFAFLFTQIAFLGHDSAHRQIFRSGRWNDWVSLIVGDLFVGMSYGWWQHKHTRHHANPNQEGADPDIELPVIAFTPRQASDRATALRWLMSHQGWFFFPILLLEGLSLHASSVRRVLAREPVKRRPVEIAFLTTRIFGYLGLVFWVLSPDKAAVFLAVQLGLFGFYMGMSFAPNHKGMPIVPRGVKLDFLQRQVLMSRNIRGSRFLDFVMGGLNYQIEHHLFPSMPRPHLRRAAPAIRAYCEEHGVPYTETGLLNSYAIVTRHINRVGLGDKDPFACPLLELRQTPAISVRPDSQ encoded by the coding sequence ATGTCCGAGGTCCCGGCCGGCCGGCCGCAATCACTGCCCGTCTCGTCGGCGGGAGGCGACTACACGGCTCTCGCTTCCATGATCCGGGCCTCCGGTCTCCTCCGGCGCCGCTACGGCTACTACTGGACGAAGATCGCGCTCGTACCCGTGCTGACGGGGGCACTCGTCTTCGTCTTCGTGCTGATCGGAAACTCCTGGTGGCAGGTGTTCACGTCGGTCGCCTTCGCCTTCCTGTTCACCCAGATCGCCTTCCTCGGTCACGACAGCGCGCACCGGCAGATCTTCCGCTCGGGCCGCTGGAACGACTGGGTCAGCCTGATCGTGGGCGACCTGTTCGTGGGGATGAGCTACGGCTGGTGGCAGCACAAGCACACGCGGCACCACGCGAACCCGAACCAGGAGGGCGCCGACCCGGACATCGAGTTGCCGGTGATCGCCTTCACCCCCCGGCAGGCGTCCGATCGAGCGACCGCACTGCGGTGGCTGATGAGCCACCAGGGCTGGTTCTTCTTCCCGATCCTGCTGCTGGAGGGGCTCTCCCTCCATGCCTCGAGCGTGCGGCGGGTGCTGGCCCGCGAGCCCGTCAAGCGCCGTCCTGTCGAGATCGCCTTCCTGACCACCCGCATCTTCGGGTACCTCGGGCTCGTGTTCTGGGTGCTGTCTCCCGACAAGGCGGCGGTCTTCCTGGCGGTCCAGCTGGGTCTCTTCGGGTTCTACATGGGAATGTCGTTTGCACCGAACCATAAGGGGATGCCGATCGTGCCGCGCGGGGTGAAGCTCGACTTCCTCCAGCGGCAGGTGCTCATGAGCCGGAACATCCGCGGCAGCCGGTTCCTCGACTTCGTGATGGGCGGCCTGAACTACCAGATCGAGCACCACCTCTTCCCGTCGATGCCGCGACCCCACCTGCGCCGGGCCGCCCCCGCCATCCGGGCGTACTGCGAGGAGCACGGCGTCCCCTACACTGAGACCGGGCTGCTGAACTCCTACGCGATCGTCACCCGGCACATCAACCGGGTGGGTCTCGGAGACAAGGATCCCTTCGCCTGCCCGCTGCTCGAGCTGCGTCAGACTCCGGCCATCTCCGTGCGACCCGACTCTCAGTAG
- a CDS encoding MFS transporter yields the protein MSEEVTSAEARRMPRRAAMSGWVGSALEYYDFSIYAAAAALVFPQVFFPSESPAVALIASLATYGVGYVARPIGAFVLGNAGDKHGRKRVLVFAMMVMGLATLLVGLLPTYAQVGVWAPILLVVLRLIQGFAVAGELGGASAMIVEHSPDGKRGFLTSFSLQGTQAGSILASASFIPLSTFLSPVAFQTWGWRVPFLLSVVVIAAGLIIRARVDETPSFRREEKEARVPRVPVAQLFRENGGTVFRAVCMGLANVIGVTVVVFGTAYATQPAYGVKMSPSVYLWIPVVANIVAIILIPLFGRLSDRIGRRPLMIWGPLSAGVLSFAYLFVVQSHNVPLTVVLAVLIFGILYQMWNATFASFFQELFPTRTRVTGFAVSQNLALFLTGFLPAIFTAIAPPGSPSVPLVIGALTLLLSLISALAAWRSRETAKLALEELDTVPTKAARPARRETRTQHA from the coding sequence ATGTCCGAAGAGGTCACTTCGGCCGAGGCCCGGCGCATGCCGAGGCGCGCGGCCATGAGCGGATGGGTCGGCAGTGCGCTCGAGTACTACGACTTCTCGATCTACGCCGCGGCTGCCGCGCTGGTGTTCCCGCAGGTCTTCTTCCCCAGCGAGAGCCCCGCGGTCGCGCTCATCGCCTCCCTCGCCACCTACGGCGTGGGCTACGTCGCCCGGCCGATCGGGGCCTTCGTGCTCGGCAACGCGGGCGACAAGCACGGCCGCAAGCGCGTCCTCGTGTTCGCGATGATGGTCATGGGCCTCGCGACCCTCCTGGTCGGACTGCTGCCGACCTATGCGCAGGTCGGCGTCTGGGCCCCGATCCTCCTCGTCGTCCTGCGGCTCATCCAGGGCTTCGCGGTCGCGGGCGAGCTCGGAGGCGCGAGCGCCATGATCGTGGAGCACTCGCCCGACGGCAAGCGGGGCTTCCTGACGAGCTTCAGCCTCCAGGGCACCCAGGCGGGCAGCATCCTGGCGTCGGCGAGCTTCATCCCGCTGTCGACGTTCCTCTCCCCCGTCGCCTTCCAGACCTGGGGCTGGCGGGTGCCGTTCCTCCTCAGCGTCGTCGTGATCGCCGCGGGCCTCATCATCCGCGCGCGCGTCGACGAGACGCCGTCGTTCCGCCGGGAGGAGAAGGAGGCGCGGGTCCCGCGCGTCCCGGTCGCCCAGCTCTTCCGCGAGAACGGCGGGACGGTGTTCCGCGCGGTCTGCATGGGCCTCGCCAACGTGATCGGCGTGACGGTCGTCGTCTTCGGGACCGCCTACGCGACGCAACCCGCCTACGGCGTCAAGATGAGCCCCTCCGTCTACCTCTGGATCCCGGTGGTCGCGAACATCGTCGCGATCATCCTCATCCCGCTCTTCGGACGGCTCTCGGACCGGATCGGCCGCCGCCCGCTCATGATCTGGGGTCCGCTGAGCGCGGGGGTGCTCTCGTTCGCCTATCTGTTCGTCGTCCAGTCGCACAACGTGCCGCTGACGGTCGTGCTCGCCGTGCTGATCTTCGGCATCCTGTACCAGATGTGGAACGCGACCTTCGCGAGCTTCTTCCAGGAGCTCTTCCCGACCCGGACCCGCGTGACCGGCTTCGCGGTCTCGCAGAACCTCGCGCTGTTCCTCACCGGCTTCCTGCCAGCGATCTTCACCGCGATCGCCCCTCCCGGCAGCCCCTCGGTGCCGCTGGTGATCGGCGCCCTGACCCTGCTGCTGTCGCTCATCTCCGCCCTCGCCGCCTGGCGCTCGCGCGAGACCGCCAAGCTCGCGCTCGAAGAGCTCGACACGGTCCCGACGAAGGCCGCCCGTCCGGCCCGGCGCGAGACCCGTACGCAGCACGCGTGA
- a CDS encoding LysR family transcriptional regulator, which produces MDTRQLEYFVAVADEASFTRAAERVYAAQSTVSAGIQSLERELGAALFERDAHGVRLTETGEALLPEARAALRSVERMRELADHDGPLRGTVRVGIFTNLTTIDLPGVMGEFHCRHPEVDLRLGPSPSGSTGLVEDVRLGRLDIAFHGLPDPVPDLLTIPLADSSFLAVLPETHPRAAQRTVSLAELADEPWVDARAGFGNRVALGRAFAVRGLTRRIPTELADLGEIPRFVATGLGVAALPELTIIPADGVVVLPLREPIEWRLSAIARGRPGRAAEALLSLLAERIGGVGAVG; this is translated from the coding sequence GTGGACACGCGTCAACTCGAGTATTTCGTGGCCGTCGCCGACGAGGCGAGCTTCACGCGGGCCGCGGAACGCGTCTACGCTGCCCAGTCGACCGTGTCCGCCGGCATCCAGAGCCTGGAGCGGGAACTGGGGGCGGCGCTGTTCGAGCGGGACGCTCATGGAGTCCGCTTGACCGAGACCGGCGAGGCACTCCTCCCGGAGGCGCGCGCAGCGCTGCGCTCGGTCGAGCGGATGCGCGAGCTCGCGGATCACGACGGGCCGCTGCGAGGCACGGTCCGGGTGGGCATCTTCACCAACCTCACGACGATCGATCTGCCGGGCGTCATGGGAGAGTTCCACTGTCGCCACCCGGAGGTCGACCTGCGGCTCGGACCCTCCCCGAGCGGTTCGACCGGTCTCGTGGAGGATGTGCGCCTGGGACGGCTCGACATCGCCTTCCACGGTCTCCCCGACCCGGTGCCCGATCTGCTGACGATCCCGCTCGCCGACTCGTCCTTCCTCGCCGTGCTCCCGGAGACGCATCCCCGCGCGGCTCAGCGGACCGTCTCGCTCGCTGAGCTGGCGGACGAACCCTGGGTGGATGCGCGTGCCGGCTTCGGCAACCGCGTCGCGCTCGGCCGGGCGTTCGCCGTCCGGGGACTGACCCGGCGCATCCCCACCGAGCTCGCCGACCTGGGCGAGATCCCGCGGTTCGTTGCAACGGGACTCGGCGTCGCGGCCCTCCCGGAACTGACCATCATCCCGGCGGACGGGGTGGTCGTCCTCCCGCTGCGCGAACCGATCGAGTGGAGGCTGAGCGCGATCGCCCGGGGCCGCCCCGGCCGGGCTGCGGAGGCGCTCCTGTCCCTGCTCGCCGAGCGCATCGGGGGCGTTGGCGCGGTCGGCTGA
- a CDS encoding MarR family winged helix-turn-helix transcriptional regulator yields MGLPDRDDTIGRIQRELLTIGRRGTARVRRENEALSVVDRSLLSFIDENPGCRAIDIAAHFQLNRSTVSRQLGALFEHGYVATTDGGTVGGRGVGLRLTAEGSIALERSTRSIQASVEHRLQRWSEADLDVFARMLERYNSGDEATGPQGE; encoded by the coding sequence ATGGGCCTCCCCGATCGCGACGACACCATCGGCCGCATCCAGCGGGAACTGCTGACGATCGGCCGCCGCGGCACCGCGCGGGTGAGGCGGGAGAACGAGGCGCTCTCGGTGGTGGACCGCTCCCTGCTGTCCTTCATCGACGAGAACCCCGGGTGCCGCGCGATCGACATCGCCGCCCACTTCCAGCTCAACCGCTCGACGGTCTCGCGCCAGCTCGGCGCCCTGTTCGAGCACGGCTACGTCGCCACGACCGACGGCGGCACCGTCGGCGGCCGTGGCGTCGGCCTGCGGTTGACGGCGGAGGGCAGCATCGCGCTCGAGCGGTCTACGCGGTCGATACAGGCCTCGGTCGAGCATCGCCTCCAGCGATGGAGCGAAGCCGACCTGGACGTCTTCGCGCGGATGCTGGAGCGCTACAACTCGGGTGACGAGGCTACTGGTCCTCAGGGAGAGTGA
- a CDS encoding MFS transporter yields MRRGVSFSRGLALLVAATFFMENLDGTIIQTAAPAMARDFGAAPADISVAMVAYLLAVAVGIPATGWLSQRFGIRWVLLTAIAVFTVASLLCAVAPTLALLTAARVLQGLGGALMVPVGRLAVLRRADPADLLDAIAYLTWPALIAPVVAPALGGLLSDTVGWRWIFLINVPLGVAAALAGLALIPRSEPERGLPFDRRGYAFIALALVLLTAGAEGLSAEDARLQLAGGAAILISVAVGWAAIAASRGREHALFDFGLLRLHSFRAGNISGGVYRMIIIGAPFLFTLLFQLAYGWSATAAGLVVIAIFVGNLGIKPFTTPLIRRLGFRTVLIWSNLLGMLVLAAFVAVGPSVPLPLLLVLLVASGVFRSIGFSAYNTLQFADVEAPDTSNANTLASALQQVATALGLAVVAVFVRASTTVAADVTGSPLPGYHWAFGLAAALLLVPLFGAVGLPHGAGARATARR; encoded by the coding sequence GTGAGGCGCGGCGTCTCGTTCAGCCGCGGCCTGGCTCTCCTCGTCGCGGCCACGTTCTTCATGGAGAACCTCGACGGCACCATCATCCAGACCGCCGCGCCGGCGATGGCCCGCGACTTCGGAGCCGCCCCCGCCGACATCAGCGTCGCGATGGTCGCCTACCTGCTGGCCGTGGCGGTCGGCATCCCGGCGACCGGGTGGCTGTCCCAGCGGTTCGGGATCCGCTGGGTCCTCCTGACCGCCATCGCGGTGTTCACGGTCGCGTCCCTCCTCTGCGCCGTCGCGCCGACGCTCGCTCTGCTGACGGCTGCACGGGTGCTGCAGGGTCTCGGCGGTGCTCTGATGGTTCCCGTGGGGCGGCTCGCGGTCCTTCGCCGGGCCGATCCGGCCGACCTCCTCGACGCCATCGCGTACCTCACCTGGCCCGCTCTGATCGCCCCCGTCGTCGCCCCGGCTCTGGGCGGCCTCCTGTCTGACACCGTCGGCTGGCGCTGGATCTTCCTGATCAACGTCCCGCTCGGCGTCGCCGCGGCCCTCGCCGGGCTCGCGCTGATCCCGCGCTCCGAGCCGGAACGCGGCCTCCCGTTCGACCGGCGCGGGTACGCCTTCATCGCGCTCGCGCTCGTCCTCCTGACGGCGGGTGCCGAGGGACTCAGTGCCGAGGACGCCCGGCTCCAGCTGGCGGGAGGCGCGGCCATCCTGATCAGCGTCGCCGTGGGGTGGGCGGCGATCGCCGCATCACGCGGCCGCGAGCACGCGCTCTTCGACTTCGGGCTGCTGCGCCTCCACTCGTTCCGGGCGGGGAACATCAGCGGCGGCGTCTACCGGATGATCATCATCGGGGCGCCGTTCCTCTTCACGCTCCTGTTCCAGCTCGCCTACGGCTGGAGCGCGACGGCGGCAGGCCTCGTCGTGATCGCGATCTTCGTCGGGAATCTCGGCATCAAGCCGTTCACCACGCCGCTGATCCGCCGTCTCGGGTTCCGCACGGTGCTGATCTGGTCGAACCTCCTCGGCATGCTGGTGCTCGCCGCCTTCGTCGCCGTCGGCCCGTCTGTGCCGCTGCCGCTCCTGCTCGTGCTGCTGGTCGCCAGCGGCGTGTTCCGTTCGATCGGCTTCAGCGCCTACAACACATTGCAGTTCGCCGATGTGGAGGCGCCGGACACGAGCAACGCGAACACGCTCGCCTCGGCGCTGCAGCAGGTGGCCACCGCGCTCGGCCTGGCGGTCGTCGCCGTCTTCGTGCGCGCCTCCACCACCGTCGCAGCGGATGTCACGGGCTCGCCTCTGCCCGGCTACCACTGGGCGTTCGGGCTCGCGGCCGCACTTTTGCTCGTGCCGCTGTTCGGGGCCGTCGGGCTGCCGCACGGCGCGGGTGCACGCGCGACGGCGCGTCGCTGA
- a CDS encoding MFS transporter translates to MSSTLATENDSTRAAAGAVTRPFRLRHGAGFWVIAGAFLAVMAFSTIPTPLYALYQARDGFPTWVITVIFAAYAIGVIASLFLVGHLSDLAGRRRMVLIAVLIEIVAAALFLVWNDVAGLVVARTLSGVGVGALTASATAHLSELRAVARPEEGPRLAGTVSTVVNTGGLALGPLIGGAFAQFLPQPLLLPYAVFLILLAVAAVAVALVPETVERAEERPPYRPQRISLPMEARGAFSAAAVAAFAGFAVFGLFTSLAPSVLAGTLHQTSHLLAGAVPFAVFAASALSQIVFVRVAARRQLILALVLMLLGLAGLAFSVLAASLPVFIVSGVLAGAGVGLQFRSAIAVAASLAAPDRRGEVLAAIFLIAYIGLALPVLLVGGALVLWPLVPVLVVFVTAIAVLSVPAGLRMLRRG, encoded by the coding sequence ATGAGCAGCACACTCGCCACCGAGAACGACAGCACGAGAGCGGCCGCCGGGGCCGTCACCCGGCCGTTCCGCCTGCGCCATGGCGCGGGCTTCTGGGTCATCGCCGGGGCGTTCCTCGCGGTGATGGCGTTCTCGACGATCCCGACCCCGCTGTACGCGCTGTATCAGGCGCGCGACGGCTTCCCCACCTGGGTGATCACCGTGATCTTCGCGGCGTACGCGATCGGCGTGATCGCCAGCCTGTTCCTCGTCGGCCACTTGAGCGACCTCGCCGGCCGTCGCCGCATGGTGCTCATCGCCGTGCTGATCGAGATCGTCGCGGCCGCCCTGTTCCTCGTGTGGAACGACGTCGCCGGCCTGGTCGTCGCGCGGACGCTCTCCGGCGTCGGCGTCGGCGCGCTGACCGCCAGCGCGACCGCGCACCTCAGCGAGCTGCGGGCGGTGGCACGACCGGAGGAGGGTCCGCGGCTGGCCGGTACGGTTTCGACCGTCGTCAACACCGGCGGCCTCGCCCTGGGGCCGCTGATCGGCGGCGCGTTCGCGCAGTTCCTGCCGCAGCCGCTCCTCCTCCCCTACGCCGTCTTCCTCATCCTTCTCGCCGTGGCAGCGGTCGCCGTCGCGCTCGTGCCCGAGACGGTGGAGCGCGCGGAGGAGCGTCCCCCTTACCGCCCGCAGCGCATCTCCCTCCCGATGGAGGCGCGAGGAGCGTTCTCGGCCGCCGCCGTAGCCGCCTTTGCCGGGTTCGCGGTGTTCGGCCTCTTCACCTCGCTCGCCCCGAGCGTGCTGGCCGGGACCCTGCACCAGACGTCGCACCTCCTGGCCGGTGCTGTCCCGTTCGCAGTGTTCGCCGCATCCGCTCTGTCGCAGATCGTCTTCGTCCGGGTCGCAGCGCGCCGACAGCTGATCCTCGCGCTCGTGCTGATGCTGCTCGGGCTCGCGGGCCTCGCCTTCAGCGTGCTCGCCGCCTCCCTGCCGGTGTTCATCGTGAGCGGCGTGCTCGCCGGCGCCGGGGTGGGTCTGCAGTTCCGCTCGGCGATCGCGGTCGCCGCCTCTCTGGCTGCGCCCGACCGCCGCGGGGAGGTGCTGGCCGCGATCTTCCTGATCGCCTACATCGGCCTCGCGCTGCCCGTGCTGCTCGTCGGAGGAGCGCTCGTCCTCTGGCCGCTGGTCCCCGTGCTCGTCGTGTTCGTCACCGCGATCGCCGTGCTCTCCGTGCCCGCCGGGTTGCGGATGCTCCGCCGCGGCTGA
- a CDS encoding LacI family DNA-binding transcriptional regulator, translated as MGFVRVADVAAHARVSPGTVSNYFHNPARVAPETAERIRLAIDELGYVPNDAARSLRHRQGKTIGHIAFEVANPYSAGYVHAVDREARARGYTVLNVSSDADHAWEDELLDTFARQRVDGVLLSPIDELSDAARRLTGHGIHLVLADSLDPSAPSVSYDDELGGRLAATHLLELGHRDIAFVGFDPEIGVIERRLTGIREEIAAAGGRLSTFDFEVRSIANGRRVGGELAAMDPAIRPSAVIAVNDLVAVGVLNGVWGRLAVPEDLAIVGFDDIEFASEAITPLTSVARPIPAFAAQSVEVLDAQIRGETIATDPVTLMLAPNLIARESTIGVGRAHRPAG; from the coding sequence ATGGGGTTCGTCCGGGTCGCCGATGTCGCAGCGCACGCGCGCGTCTCGCCGGGCACGGTCTCCAACTACTTCCACAACCCGGCTCGAGTGGCTCCCGAGACCGCCGAGCGCATCAGGCTCGCGATCGATGAGCTCGGCTACGTGCCCAACGACGCCGCGCGGTCCCTACGCCACCGCCAGGGCAAGACGATCGGCCACATCGCGTTCGAGGTGGCCAACCCGTACTCGGCGGGCTACGTCCACGCGGTCGACCGGGAGGCGCGCGCTCGCGGCTACACGGTGCTCAACGTCTCGAGCGACGCCGACCACGCTTGGGAGGACGAGCTGCTCGACACCTTCGCCCGGCAGCGGGTCGACGGCGTGCTCCTCAGCCCGATCGACGAGCTCAGCGATGCGGCCCGCCGCCTGACCGGCCACGGCATCCACCTGGTCCTCGCCGACAGCCTCGACCCGTCCGCCCCCTCGGTCTCGTACGACGACGAACTGGGTGGACGGCTGGCCGCCACCCACCTGCTCGAGCTCGGCCACCGCGACATCGCGTTCGTCGGCTTCGACCCGGAGATCGGCGTCATCGAGCGCCGCCTGACCGGGATCCGCGAGGAGATCGCCGCGGCCGGCGGCCGGCTCTCGACGTTCGACTTCGAGGTCCGGAGCATCGCGAACGGCCGCCGCGTGGGGGGCGAGCTGGCCGCGATGGACCCGGCCATCCGGCCGTCGGCCGTCATCGCCGTCAACGACCTGGTCGCCGTCGGCGTCCTCAACGGAGTGTGGGGGCGGCTCGCCGTGCCGGAGGACCTCGCCATCGTCGGCTTCGACGACATCGAGTTCGCCTCGGAGGCGATCACGCCGCTGACCTCGGTGGCGCGCCCGATCCCCGCCTTCGCGGCTCAGTCCGTGGAGGTGCTCGACGCTCAGATCCGCGGCGAGACGATCGCGACCGACCCGGTCACGCTGATGCTCGCGCCGAACCTCATCGCCCGCGAGAGCACGATCGGCGTGGGCCGCGCCCATCGCCCCGCCGGCTGA
- a CDS encoding DUF6807 family protein, with amino-acid sequence MVTDPARVALVGAHGFGLIHRRNLARLGGLGRATLVAVAEPSPLEPGELPEGVAVHAGLAELLEAGHDLDVVIVSTPLHTHFDLALQVLRARADLYLEKPPVTSLTQFARLRAAARESGRLVQVGFQSLGSHAIPRLRTAITGGEFGEVRAVTATGSWTRDRAYFSRSRWAGRRTLDGVDVVDGVATNALSHAVITALAVAGAVRADDIGEVEVDLHRANPTESDDTSVVRVRRPGDAPDITCALTLCGPEESEPFVTVHGSDATATFFYVLDDVRVEGRAGISTEHFGRTDLLENLLDARSGTAELLSPLDGTESYMAVLEAVRIAPDPRPVPERYVERLGTGSEERLVIRGIDEALARACAAGATFSELGLPWAVDDLSHAAEGPELSVLRVAGRPVAASRTGRGVAAVLAPRPYLHPVTSLAGVALTDHFALDHPWHLGAGLAMPDVDGSNLWGGPDYRPELGGYRWRRTHGTIRPATDDVVTAGSLVQSLTWHGADDRPLLHERREWTFTPVDDRSWRLVLRFTLTAAGAPVRLGSPGSHGRAGAGYGGFFWRFAPCSAVTVRTPDADGEEAVNGSRARWLEWSAEFDGGRASIRFSAPPEADDPWFVRVGDYPGVGSSLAWEHPLVAAADRPVTRTLEMLISDGADDT; translated from the coding sequence ATGGTGACGGATCCTGCCCGGGTGGCCCTGGTCGGCGCCCACGGGTTCGGCCTGATCCACCGCCGCAACCTCGCCCGCCTCGGAGGGCTCGGCCGCGCGACGCTCGTCGCCGTGGCCGAGCCCTCTCCGCTCGAGCCCGGCGAACTGCCCGAGGGCGTCGCCGTCCATGCCGGCCTCGCGGAGCTCCTGGAGGCGGGCCACGACCTCGACGTCGTCATCGTCTCGACGCCCCTCCACACGCACTTCGACCTCGCGCTGCAGGTGCTGCGGGCCAGGGCCGACCTCTACCTCGAGAAGCCGCCGGTCACCTCCCTCACTCAGTTCGCGCGCCTGCGCGCCGCCGCTCGCGAGAGCGGCAGGCTCGTCCAGGTCGGCTTCCAAAGCCTCGGCTCGCACGCGATCCCCCGGCTCCGCACCGCCATCACGGGCGGTGAGTTCGGGGAGGTGCGCGCCGTCACCGCGACCGGCTCGTGGACCCGCGACCGGGCCTACTTCTCCCGGTCGCGCTGGGCCGGCCGGCGTACGCTCGACGGCGTCGACGTCGTCGACGGGGTCGCGACCAACGCGCTCTCCCACGCCGTGATCACGGCTCTGGCCGTCGCCGGCGCGGTGCGCGCGGACGACATCGGCGAGGTCGAGGTCGACCTGCACCGCGCCAACCCCACCGAGAGCGACGATACGAGTGTCGTGCGGGTCCGGCGCCCCGGCGACGCGCCCGACATCACGTGCGCGCTGACTCTGTGCGGGCCGGAGGAGTCGGAGCCGTTCGTGACCGTGCACGGCTCGGACGCGACCGCCACCTTCTTCTACGTGCTCGACGATGTCCGGGTGGAGGGACGCGCCGGCATCAGCACGGAGCACTTCGGCCGGACAGACCTCCTCGAGAACCTCCTCGACGCGCGCTCCGGAACGGCGGAGCTGCTGAGCCCGCTCGACGGCACCGAGTCGTACATGGCCGTGCTGGAGGCGGTGCGCATCGCCCCGGACCCGCGCCCGGTGCCCGAACGGTACGTCGAGCGCCTCGGCACCGGCTCGGAGGAGCGGCTCGTCATCCGCGGGATCGACGAGGCGCTGGCTCGGGCGTGCGCGGCGGGGGCGACGTTCAGCGAACTCGGGCTGCCCTGGGCGGTGGACGACCTGTCGCACGCGGCCGAGGGACCAGAACTCAGCGTGCTCCGGGTCGCCGGGCGGCCGGTAGCCGCCTCCCGGACCGGTCGCGGCGTTGCCGCCGTGCTCGCGCCGCGCCCCTACCTCCACCCGGTGACCTCCCTTGCCGGTGTCGCGCTGACCGATCACTTCGCGCTCGACCACCCGTGGCACCTCGGCGCCGGTCTCGCCATGCCGGATGTCGACGGTTCGAACCTGTGGGGCGGCCCCGACTACCGGCCCGAGCTGGGCGGCTACCGCTGGCGCCGGACCCACGGCACGATCCGGCCGGCCACCGACGATGTCGTGACGGCGGGCTCGCTGGTGCAGTCGCTGACCTGGCACGGCGCCGATGATCGGCCGCTCCTCCACGAGCGGCGCGAATGGACCTTCACGCCGGTGGACGACCGCAGCTGGCGGCTCGTCCTCCGGTTCACCCTCACGGCCGCCGGGGCACCCGTCCGGCTCGGCAGCCCCGGTTCGCACGGCCGTGCGGGCGCCGGCTACGGAGGCTTCTTCTGGCGGTTCGCGCCCTGCTCGGCGGTGACCGTCCGCACCCCTGATGCCGACGGCGAGGAGGCGGTGAACGGCAGCCGGGCTCGGTGGCTCGAGTGGTCGGCCGAGTTCGACGGCGGCCGCGCCTCCATCCGCTTCTCCGCGCCTCCCGAAGCGGATGACCCCTGGTTCGTCCGCGTCGGCGACTACCCCGGGGTGGGCTCGTCGCTCGCGTGGGAACATCCGCTCGTCGCCGCTGCCGACCGGCCGGTCACCCGTACGCTCGAGATGCTCATCAGCGACGGCGCGGACGACACCTAG
- a CDS encoding DUF7882 family protein, whose translation MGTLLYGAQAREIEIDDLLLAHLEVAMLSKMRRREPFALTWREPLDDEQGVRRTVWVSDATELVFLYTTARSPELNRAWIEALAVGAERGNIHLRPEPPGERVPHEDDLVSAS comes from the coding sequence ATGGGTACATTGCTGTACGGTGCGCAAGCCCGCGAGATCGAGATCGACGACCTCCTGCTCGCTCACCTCGAAGTCGCCATGCTCTCCAAGATGCGGCGGCGCGAGCCGTTCGCGCTCACCTGGCGCGAGCCGCTGGACGACGAGCAGGGCGTGCGGCGCACGGTCTGGGTGAGCGATGCCACGGAACTCGTCTTCCTGTACACCACCGCCCGGTCGCCCGAACTGAACCGGGCGTGGATCGAGGCGCTCGCCGTGGGGGCCGAGCGGGGCAACATCCACCTCCGGCCGGAGCCGCCCGGCGAGCGCGTGCCGCACGAGGACGACCTCGTCTCCGCCTCCTGA